In Halanaeroarchaeum sp. HSR-CO, one DNA window encodes the following:
- a CDS encoding AI-2E family transporter yields the protein MPSPWEMGRAQIGWWTIAGLLAAFLAYLFVSFVGTFVFGLFVYYATRPIYRRLRRVVRPPSFAAAISLVLIILPAILLLAYTIAIGLQEFSRLVEVQGLDIGQVETLIEPYVDISGLVTDPVAILSQQISFDAIWQNLGDAGAYVGFFGTAALHLFVIILLSFYLLRDDHRLADWFTERFTDADGVLETYVFRVDRDFSIIFFGNILNAFLTGVIGAIVYGGLDLVSPAGIGIPYSTLLGLLTGIASLVPVIGIKLVYFPLAGYLVYGTYQTPQLLWFPVLFVIVSFVVVDVIPDLVLRPYVSGRGLHLGMVMMAYVFGPLLFGWYGLFLGPMLLVLVVHFADLVLPELVEGREVRRGGRDEPRGRPPDDGGDDGPDSAGKVVESRSSPDDATDDPSPGPSDLS from the coding sequence ATGCCGTCGCCGTGGGAGATGGGCCGGGCGCAGATCGGCTGGTGGACTATCGCCGGACTACTCGCGGCGTTTCTCGCGTACCTCTTCGTCTCGTTCGTCGGGACCTTCGTCTTCGGACTCTTCGTGTACTACGCGACGCGGCCGATCTATCGCCGGTTGCGGCGGGTGGTCCGACCGCCGTCGTTCGCGGCGGCCATCTCCCTCGTCCTGATCATCCTCCCCGCCATCCTCCTGCTCGCGTACACCATCGCCATCGGATTACAGGAGTTCAGTCGCCTCGTCGAGGTCCAGGGTCTCGACATCGGCCAGGTGGAGACGTTGATCGAACCGTACGTGGACATCTCCGGGCTCGTCACCGACCCTGTCGCGATTCTCTCACAGCAGATCAGCTTCGATGCCATCTGGCAGAACCTCGGTGATGCGGGAGCGTACGTCGGCTTCTTCGGGACCGCGGCGTTGCACCTGTTCGTCATCATCCTCCTCTCGTTTTACCTGCTACGCGACGACCACCGGCTTGCCGACTGGTTCACGGAACGCTTTACGGACGCCGATGGCGTCCTCGAGACCTACGTCTTCCGGGTCGACCGTGACTTCAGCATCATTTTCTTCGGCAACATCCTCAATGCCTTCCTCACCGGTGTCATCGGCGCCATCGTCTACGGGGGACTCGACCTCGTCTCGCCTGCCGGTATCGGAATCCCCTATTCGACGCTACTGGGGCTTCTGACCGGTATCGCGAGCCTCGTTCCCGTCATCGGGATCAAACTCGTGTATTTCCCCCTCGCCGGATACCTGGTCTACGGCACTTACCAGACTCCGCAACTGCTCTGGTTCCCGGTCCTCTTCGTCATCGTGTCGTTCGTCGTCGTCGACGTCATCCCCGACCTCGTCCTCCGGCCGTACGTCTCCGGGCGTGGCCTCCACCTCGGGATGGTCATGATGGCCTACGTCTTCGGTCCCCTCCTCTTCGGCTGGTATGGCCTGTTCCTCGGACCGATGTTGCTCGTCCTGGTCGTCCACTTCGCCGACCTCGTGCTCCCCGAACTGGTGGAAGGACGCGAGGTCAGACGGGGCGGACGGGACGAGCCTCGTGGACGACCACCCGACGACGGGGGCGATGATGGACCCGATTCGGCCGGTAAGGTGGTCGAATCTCGCTCCAGCCCAGACGACGCTACGGACGATCCATCGCCTGGACCGTCCGACCTGTCTTGA
- a CDS encoding Na+/H+ antiporter NhaC family protein: protein MAFDFEPRLYEDIDAEQRPSLVESLVPVVAMLGFLSLGIVFLELDPQMPLLWGIVFTGLMGRYYFGYTWSTLYDGISRSILMGLQAILILFVIYMLIASWIDAGTIPTIMYYGLEFLTPTVFLPFTAVLAAIVAFAIGSSWTTAGTLGVAMVGIGSGLGIPAPMTAGAILSGAYTGDKNSPLSDTTNLAAAVTNTELMDHVRAMRPGTSIAFGLSVVFFTFLGLDAAGAIPAGRVAEIQSGLAGTYAISPLTLAPLVLTFALALYGYPALPSLTAGIFAGVGVSTLYQGTAFSTAWSTVHYGTSPETGVQLVTDLLASSGLSGSIWVISIVVAALALGGIFEATGILAAIAHYIGEAVSSVAGVTAGTAVSAIVVNVLAAEQYMAIVVPGMTFRNLYDEYDLDSRNLSRAIEASGTTTSALVPWNSGGVYMAAAMGVPVVSYAPYYIFGLLSPVILVVMGLTGWKIFYQDDADAGAAPSVAGAD from the coding sequence ATGGCCTTCGACTTCGAACCCCGACTCTACGAGGACATCGATGCGGAACAGCGGCCGTCGTTGGTCGAGTCGCTCGTCCCCGTCGTGGCGATGCTCGGGTTCCTCTCGTTGGGTATCGTCTTCCTCGAACTGGATCCGCAGATGCCGCTACTCTGGGGGATCGTCTTCACGGGCCTGATGGGTCGATACTACTTCGGCTATACGTGGTCGACCCTGTACGACGGGATCAGTCGGAGCATCCTCATGGGACTACAGGCCATCCTCATCCTCTTCGTCATCTACATGCTCATCGCCTCGTGGATCGACGCCGGGACCATCCCGACGATCATGTACTACGGGCTGGAATTTCTCACGCCGACCGTCTTTCTCCCCTTCACGGCCGTCCTGGCTGCCATCGTCGCGTTCGCCATCGGTTCGTCCTGGACCACGGCAGGGACACTCGGGGTGGCCATGGTCGGTATCGGCTCCGGACTCGGCATCCCCGCCCCGATGACCGCTGGTGCGATCCTTTCCGGTGCGTACACCGGAGATAAGAACTCACCGCTTTCGGATACCACCAACCTCGCGGCGGCAGTGACGAACACCGAACTCATGGACCACGTGCGGGCGATGCGCCCCGGAACGTCCATCGCGTTCGGGCTTTCCGTCGTGTTCTTCACGTTCCTCGGTCTCGATGCGGCCGGAGCGATCCCCGCTGGCCGCGTCGCCGAGATCCAGAGCGGCCTCGCCGGGACGTATGCGATATCACCGCTGACGCTGGCACCGCTGGTGTTGACCTTCGCGCTCGCGCTGTACGGCTACCCCGCGCTCCCCTCGCTCACCGCGGGGATCTTCGCCGGTGTCGGCGTGAGCACGCTCTATCAGGGAACGGCTTTCTCGACGGCGTGGTCGACGGTCCACTACGGAACCAGTCCCGAGACCGGCGTCCAGCTCGTGACGGACCTCCTGGCGAGTAGCGGGCTCTCGGGGTCGATCTGGGTGATCTCCATCGTCGTCGCCGCCCTCGCGCTGGGCGGTATCTTCGAGGCGACCGGCATCCTCGCGGCCATCGCCCACTACATCGGTGAGGCCGTCAGTTCGGTCGCTGGCGTGACCGCCGGGACGGCCGTGAGCGCGATCGTGGTCAACGTCCTGGCCGCCGAGCAGTACATGGCCATCGTCGTACCGGGGATGACCTTCCGGAACCTCTACGACGAGTACGACCTCGATAGTCGGAACCTCTCACGTGCAATCGAGGCATCGGGGACGACCACGTCCGCCCTGGTCCCCTGGAACTCCGGTGGCGTGTACATGGCCGCGGCGATGGGGGTGCCCGTCGTCTCGTACGCGCCGTACTACATCTTCGGGTTGCTCTCGCCGGTGATCCTCGTCGTGATGGGGCTGACCGGCTGGAAGATCTTCTACCAGGACGACGCTGACGCCGGAGCGGCTCCGTCCGTGGCCGGCGCCGACTGA
- a CDS encoding IclR family transcriptional regulator, with protein sequence MSERDSGDEPRRIKSVGTVSDILRTIQFQDAPTFVDVVDAIDLSKGTVHTYLSTLEAEGFVTRDEGVYRLGVRFIPMAETVRNETRLYRAAREEVETLARETQEYVHLTVADRGREVTIEERRGENAIAMDYHLRMREAPQHLHYTSTGKAMLAHFDQERVDRIIEAEGLVAQTDQTITDREELAAELADIRDRGFAVNDEEEVRGMRSVGAVVRGIEDDVAGAISVTAPKRRLSGDRFHTTVPELVMQAANIIEVNLETAVLDV encoded by the coding sequence ATGAGCGAGCGCGATTCGGGGGACGAGCCCCGCCGGATCAAGTCCGTGGGGACGGTCAGCGACATCCTGCGAACGATCCAGTTCCAGGACGCGCCGACGTTCGTCGACGTCGTGGACGCCATCGACCTGTCGAAGGGAACGGTACACACCTACCTCTCGACGCTCGAAGCGGAGGGGTTCGTCACTCGGGACGAGGGCGTCTACCGGCTCGGCGTTCGGTTCATCCCGATGGCCGAGACGGTCCGAAACGAGACGAGACTCTACCGGGCGGCCCGAGAGGAGGTAGAGACCCTCGCACGGGAGACCCAGGAGTACGTCCACCTGACCGTGGCGGACCGCGGCAGAGAGGTGACCATCGAAGAGCGACGTGGCGAGAACGCCATCGCGATGGACTACCACCTCCGGATGCGCGAGGCACCGCAGCATCTCCACTACACCTCGACGGGCAAGGCAATGTTGGCCCACTTCGACCAGGAACGCGTAGACCGGATCATCGAAGCGGAAGGACTCGTCGCCCAGACGGACCAGACGATCACGGACCGGGAGGAGCTGGCCGCCGAGCTGGCCGACATCCGGGATCGTGGGTTCGCGGTCAACGACGAAGAAGAGGTTCGGGGGATGCGATCGGTCGGCGCCGTGGTTCGCGGCATCGAGGACGACGTCGCCGGAGCCATCAGTGTGACCGCGCCCAAGCGCCGATTGTCCGGCGACCGGTTCCACACGACCGTGCCCGAACTCGTGATGCAGGCGGCGAACATCATCGAAGTGAACCTCGAGACGGCGGTTCTGGACGTCTGA
- a CDS encoding aspartate aminotransferase family protein has protein sequence MERATAEPDVTALPGELASEWVDFHHQNAATSTYVYDFVWDITQDAAGPFVTDVDGNVLMDFTSHVAASPLGYNNPKIMDKFEEFDLVDPMKMAGQDFYVATDTSSPEDAGFPGPAHLMDRLTDLTDHYGLNTVFLSNSGAEAVENAIKISYDYRDGAKWAITFDGAFHGRTLGALSLNRSKSTHRRKFPEISGVHDMPFCQDRTCTPETCDCGYFPGDSEVSELRRRLDPDSGNIHPDDVAYIILEPIQGEGGYKIPSDEFMRDIADLTDRYDIPLVADEIQSGVGRTGERWGSDHFPIEPDVITSAKALRVGATIGKKKIFPDKKARLSSTWGAGDILASAQGVFTIEAIEEYDLMQNAVERGRQFVERLEDAATDAVVDVRGKGLMIAVEFDTKDRREAMVQALLQRGLLTLGCGVKTLRFLPPLDVTEREIDLAASLVEDALDDSKVKRVGPAVSSSEDTI, from the coding sequence ATGGAGCGCGCAACCGCAGAACCCGACGTCACCGCCCTTCCGGGCGAACTTGCCAGCGAGTGGGTCGACTTCCATCACCAGAACGCGGCGACGAGCACCTACGTCTACGACTTCGTCTGGGACATCACCCAGGATGCCGCGGGACCCTTCGTGACCGACGTGGATGGCAACGTCCTGATGGACTTCACCAGCCACGTCGCGGCCTCCCCGCTCGGGTACAACAACCCGAAGATCATGGACAAGTTCGAGGAGTTCGACCTCGTCGATCCGATGAAGATGGCCGGCCAGGACTTCTACGTGGCGACCGACACGTCGAGTCCCGAGGACGCCGGCTTCCCCGGACCGGCCCACCTGATGGACCGACTGACGGACCTCACCGACCACTACGGTCTGAACACCGTCTTCCTCTCGAACTCCGGCGCAGAGGCGGTCGAGAACGCGATCAAGATCAGCTACGACTACCGTGACGGTGCCAAGTGGGCGATCACGTTCGACGGGGCCTTCCACGGTCGCACGCTCGGCGCCCTCTCACTCAACCGCTCGAAGTCCACCCATCGCCGCAAGTTCCCCGAGATTTCCGGGGTTCACGATATGCCGTTCTGCCAGGACAGGACCTGCACGCCGGAGACCTGTGACTGTGGGTACTTCCCGGGCGACTCGGAGGTCTCGGAACTCCGCCGTCGTCTCGACCCGGACTCCGGGAACATCCACCCGGACGACGTGGCCTACATCATCCTGGAACCGATCCAGGGCGAGGGCGGCTACAAGATACCCAGCGACGAGTTCATGCGGGACATCGCGGACCTCACCGATCGCTACGACATTCCCCTCGTCGCCGACGAGATACAGTCTGGCGTCGGCCGCACCGGGGAACGCTGGGGGTCCGATCACTTCCCCATCGAGCCGGACGTCATCACGAGCGCGAAGGCCCTCCGCGTGGGCGCGACCATCGGGAAGAAGAAGATATTCCCCGACAAGAAGGCCAGACTCTCCTCGACCTGGGGAGCGGGCGACATCCTGGCGTCCGCACAGGGCGTGTTCACCATCGAGGCCATCGAGGAGTACGACCTCATGCAGAACGCCGTCGAACGGGGCCGGCAGTTCGTCGAGCGACTCGAGGACGCCGCCACGGACGCAGTCGTGGACGTCCGCGGCAAAGGGCTCATGATCGCCGTCGAGTTCGACACGAAGGACCGCCGCGAGGCGATGGTGCAGGCGCTCCTCCAGCGTGGCCTCCTCACGCTCGGCTGTGGCGTGAAGACCCTGCGATTCCTCCCGCCCCTCGACGTGACCGAACGCGAGATCGACCTCGCCGCGAGCCTCGTCGAGGACGCCCTCGACGACTCGAAGGTCAAGCGTGTCGGGCCGGCCGTCAGTTCGAGCGAAGACACGATCTGA
- a CDS encoding A/G-specific adenine glycosylase, translated as MTEQEWSLPPDRRAVRRALVEWYETDHRSFPWRETTDPYEILVSEVMSQQTQLDRVVPAWEAFLERWPTIADLADADRADVVGFWSGHNLGYNNRARYLHEAANQVREDFGGEFPETPNELQELQGVGPYTANAVASFAFDAGDAVVDTNVKRVLFRAFDVPDDDGAFAAAATALMPEGESRVWNNAIMELGGVACGKTPRCNEAECPWREWCHAYESGDFTAPDVPTQPSFEGSRRQMRGRVVAALESNDELALDELGPRVRVDYDPDGEHGREWLAELLGDLADDGLVEVVESDETGEATARLQR; from the coding sequence ATGACGGAGCAAGAGTGGTCGCTCCCGCCGGACCGACGGGCCGTGCGACGTGCGCTCGTCGAGTGGTACGAGACCGACCACCGCTCGTTCCCGTGGCGCGAGACCACCGACCCCTACGAGATACTCGTCTCCGAAGTGATGAGCCAGCAGACCCAACTCGACCGGGTGGTCCCCGCCTGGGAGGCCTTTCTCGAACGGTGGCCGACGATCGCGGACCTCGCCGACGCCGACCGGGCGGACGTGGTCGGCTTCTGGTCGGGGCACAATCTCGGCTACAACAACCGGGCGAGGTACCTGCACGAGGCCGCCAACCAGGTCCGCGAGGACTTCGGGGGCGAGTTCCCCGAGACGCCCAACGAGCTACAGGAATTGCAGGGGGTGGGCCCGTACACCGCCAACGCGGTGGCGAGTTTCGCGTTTGATGCGGGCGACGCGGTCGTGGACACGAACGTGAAACGGGTGCTCTTCCGGGCCTTCGACGTCCCGGACGACGACGGGGCGTTCGCGGCGGCCGCCACAGCACTCATGCCCGAGGGCGAATCCAGGGTCTGGAACAACGCCATCATGGAACTCGGCGGGGTGGCGTGCGGGAAGACCCCCCGGTGCAACGAAGCGGAGTGTCCCTGGCGGGAGTGGTGTCACGCGTACGAGAGTGGGGATTTCACCGCGCCGGACGTTCCGACCCAGCCGAGTTTCGAGGGGAGTCGGCGACAGATGCGCGGCCGAGTCGTCGCGGCGCTCGAATCGAACGACGAGCTCGCACTCGACGAACTCGGGCCCCGTGTGCGGGTCGATTACGACCCGGACGGAGAACACGGCCGCGAGTGGCTCGCCGAACTGCTCGGCGACCTGGCCGACGATGGCCTCGTCGAGGTGGTCGAGAGCGACGAAACGGGCGAGGCGACTGCTCGACTCCAGCGCTGA
- a CDS encoding NADPH-dependent FMN reductase has product MTVRIAALVGSLRAGSVTRIASREALAEAERLGAETDLIDLREFDLPMYDPDASDAGDAVALKSRLRDADAVVLGTPMYHGSYSSPIKVAIDYSGFDEFENTTVGLLAVAGGSFPITALEHLRSTMRALDAWVLPHQAAIPNASSTVADGEIVDEDIAERVRTLGRRVVQYANIEPDPLSFEGAHNVKEVEDT; this is encoded by the coding sequence ATGACAGTCCGAATCGCGGCCCTGGTCGGCAGTCTTCGAGCGGGTAGCGTGACGCGAATCGCCTCGCGAGAGGCGCTCGCGGAGGCCGAGCGACTGGGTGCCGAGACCGACCTGATCGACCTCCGCGAGTTCGACCTGCCGATGTACGACCCGGACGCGTCCGACGCCGGCGACGCCGTCGCGCTGAAGTCGCGTCTGCGGGACGCCGATGCGGTCGTACTCGGCACACCGATGTACCACGGGTCGTACTCCTCGCCCATCAAGGTCGCCATCGACTACAGCGGCTTCGACGAGTTCGAGAACACCACCGTGGGCCTGCTGGCGGTCGCCGGCGGGAGTTTCCCGATCACGGCACTCGAACACCTCCGATCGACCATGCGAGCGCTGGACGCCTGGGTGCTCCCCCATCAGGCCGCGATACCGAACGCCTCCTCGACGGTGGCGGACGGCGAGATCGTCGACGAGGACATCGCGGAGCGCGTGCGGACGCTGGGCCGACGGGTCGTCCAGTACGCGAACATCGAACCGGACCCGCTCTCCTTCGAGGGCGCGCACAACGTAAAGGAAGTCGAGGACACCTGA
- a CDS encoding thymidine kinase: protein MHAITNSGWVEVITGSMFSGKTEELLRRLRRAEIAGQSVAAFTPAIDDRFGQETLGSHAGSSWQATVVDNDGAGVWDVVDVLDGEEVVAIDEANFFDPPLVDVAQELASAGRRVIVSGLDQTYRGDPYEPVPQLIATAEYVDKLQAICTICGEPATRTQRIVDGQPAHVDEPTTIVGADESYEARCRNCHVVRTE, encoded by the coding sequence ATGCACGCCATCACGAACAGCGGGTGGGTCGAGGTCATCACCGGATCGATGTTCTCCGGGAAGACCGAGGAGCTGCTCCGTCGGCTGCGCCGCGCGGAGATCGCGGGCCAGTCCGTCGCCGCGTTCACCCCCGCCATCGACGACCGCTTCGGCCAGGAGACGCTCGGGTCCCACGCGGGAAGTTCCTGGCAGGCGACCGTCGTCGACAACGATGGAGCGGGCGTCTGGGACGTCGTCGACGTACTGGACGGCGAGGAAGTGGTCGCCATCGACGAGGCCAACTTCTTCGATCCGCCGCTCGTCGACGTGGCCCAGGAACTGGCCAGTGCAGGCCGGCGTGTCATCGTCAGTGGACTCGATCAGACGTATCGCGGCGACCCCTACGAACCCGTGCCACAGCTGATCGCGACGGCCGAGTACGTCGACAAACTCCAGGCAATCTGCACCATCTGTGGCGAACCAGCGACCCGGACTCAGCGAATCGTCGACGGCCAACCAGCACACGTGGACGAACCGACGACCATCGTGGGGGCCGACGAGTCCTACGAGGCGCGCTGTCGGAACTGCCACGTCGTCCGGACCGAGTGA
- a CDS encoding DHH family phosphoesterase: MGTCIICGKPTDGRICKTHEEDASFTFHGDRPDDLTAGRYYRGVVDGFAEFGVFVDIGPVTGLLHRSEIPQRLESLDWDPGDEVFVQVLQVHDNGNIDLGWSIRQKEREFRGNLHDPPEAAPETDADDDEETEGRSSSISEPKPVETESESDFTTAAETATEPETAPETETEPESGSAESTVSDGTVADGATDTETVTEPVGETDDVVEDSTEPDETTESAAVETDTTERETPPPERVEIGQLADEIGETVTVEGTVAGIRQTGGPTIFDVTDETGTIDCAAFEEAGVRAYPDVDVDDVIRLVGEVERRRGELQIETSDLEVLTGDDGQAVLARLEAAMEERATPADTSLLVDDPEVSVVLEDLVAAATTIRRAVIEARPVIVRHTATLDGYVAGTALERALLPLIREEHAQSDAEYHYVDRRPLDDEFYDVEAATGDVTDMLEAADRHDEKHPLFVLVDAGSTRESTDGLELLDIYDAKSVVVDGGYADAAAATTADVLVSPTAAGGDPVTTGTLGSHLAALVNQDVRADLRHLPAASYWDERPARYEDLAAAAGYDMDALDDIRDAVTLEAFYQSYEDKRELIADLFWDERNASLAAPISEQFSEKLESQLETAIAHLEARNESGVVFDVLNVDEYTHRYDFPPAALLVDALHRRREATDGPRVTVAVKRDELRVRSTRPVNVRTVAETIAQALPQAGVTPRGGRDGRIEFLSGEREAVVDAVVDEIASRLS, translated from the coding sequence ATGGGCACGTGTATTATCTGTGGCAAGCCCACCGACGGCCGCATCTGCAAGACCCACGAAGAGGACGCCTCCTTTACGTTTCACGGGGACCGTCCCGACGACCTGACCGCAGGTCGCTACTATCGTGGCGTCGTAGACGGCTTCGCCGAGTTCGGCGTCTTCGTCGACATCGGCCCGGTGACCGGCCTCCTGCACCGTAGCGAGATACCACAACGACTCGAATCGCTCGACTGGGACCCCGGGGACGAGGTCTTCGTCCAGGTCCTCCAGGTCCACGACAACGGCAACATCGACCTCGGCTGGTCCATCCGCCAGAAGGAACGCGAGTTCCGCGGCAACCTGCACGACCCGCCAGAGGCGGCCCCGGAGACTGACGCTGACGACGATGAGGAGACGGAGGGCCGTTCCAGTTCCATCTCGGAGCCCAAACCAGTCGAGACGGAGTCCGAGTCGGATTTTACGACGGCGGCGGAGACGGCGACGGAGCCTGAAACCGCCCCGGAGACGGAAACGGAGCCCGAATCCGGGTCCGCCGAATCGACAGTATCGGACGGCACGGTGGCAGATGGCGCTACAGACACCGAAACCGTCACCGAACCGGTCGGGGAGACGGACGACGTCGTCGAGGATTCCACCGAACCCGACGAGACGACCGAATCGGCCGCTGTCGAGACGGACACCACCGAACGCGAGACGCCCCCACCGGAGCGCGTCGAGATCGGTCAGCTAGCGGACGAAATCGGCGAGACAGTCACCGTCGAAGGGACGGTCGCTGGCATCCGTCAGACTGGCGGGCCGACCATCTTCGACGTGACGGACGAGACGGGGACCATCGACTGTGCCGCGTTCGAAGAGGCCGGTGTCCGTGCGTACCCCGACGTCGATGTCGACGACGTGATCCGTCTCGTCGGGGAGGTCGAACGCCGTCGCGGTGAACTCCAGATAGAGACGAGCGACCTCGAGGTACTGACCGGAGACGACGGCCAGGCCGTTCTCGCCCGACTCGAGGCCGCCATGGAGGAACGAGCGACACCGGCCGACACGTCGCTCCTCGTCGACGATCCCGAGGTGTCCGTCGTGCTGGAGGATCTGGTCGCTGCCGCGACGACGATCCGCCGCGCGGTCATCGAGGCGCGTCCGGTCATCGTCCGGCACACGGCCACGCTCGACGGCTACGTCGCCGGCACCGCCCTCGAACGGGCACTGTTGCCACTCATCCGGGAGGAACACGCCCAGAGCGACGCCGAGTACCACTACGTCGACCGCCGGCCCCTCGACGACGAGTTCTACGACGTGGAAGCCGCGACGGGCGACGTCACCGACATGCTCGAGGCGGCCGACCGTCACGACGAGAAACACCCACTGTTCGTCCTCGTCGATGCCGGGAGTACACGGGAGTCCACCGACGGGCTCGAACTGCTGGATATCTACGACGCGAAGAGCGTCGTCGTCGACGGGGGCTACGCCGACGCCGCCGCAGCGACGACCGCCGACGTGCTGGTCAGTCCCACCGCCGCCGGCGGCGACCCGGTCACGACGGGAACGCTCGGGTCCCATCTCGCAGCCCTGGTCAACCAGGACGTCAGAGCGGATCTTCGCCACCTTCCGGCGGCGAGTTACTGGGACGAACGACCGGCCCGCTACGAGGATCTGGCCGCGGCCGCCGGCTACGACATGGACGCACTCGACGACATCCGTGATGCGGTCACCCTCGAAGCGTTCTACCAGTCCTACGAGGACAAGCGCGAACTCATCGCCGACCTCTTCTGGGACGAACGCAACGCCTCCCTGGCGGCGCCGATCAGCGAACAGTTCTCGGAGAAGCTGGAGTCCCAGCTCGAGACGGCCATCGCCCACCTCGAAGCGCGCAACGAGTCGGGCGTCGTCTTCGACGTGCTGAACGTCGACGAGTACACCCACCGCTACGACTTCCCACCGGCGGCGTTACTCGTCGACGCCCTCCACCGGCGCCGCGAAGCGACGGACGGCCCGCGCGTGACGGTCGCCGTGAAACGTGACGAACTCCGCGTCAGGAGCACGCGACCGGTCAACGTCCGGACGGTCGCCGAGACCATCGCGCAAGCGCTTCCACAGGCGGGTGTCACGCCGCGCGGTGGTCGTGACGGCCGCATCGAGTTCCTCTCCGGTGAGCGGGAGGCCGTCGTCGACGCGGTCGTCGACGAGATAGCGTCCCGTCTCTCCTGA
- a CDS encoding tRNA uridine(34) 5-carboxymethylaminomethyl modification radical SAM/GNAT enzyme Elp3 gives MSSGVDDTFEAVCRDVVERIIDGEVGEGDVERAKLDACSEHGAATVPTHTDLLNVAPEAHRETVEAVLQRKPVRTASGVTPVAIMTSPEPCPHGKCLYCPGGPASEFSSSQSYTGHEPAAARAEQNDYDPYGQVTLRLAQLREIGHPVDKVELILMGGTLTARSADYQEWFVKRALQAMNDFDPDDPPEPAEGMSFAQSPSEREFEYLENVVTDNETGTVRNVGTTFETKPDWAGPEAVDRMLRLGGTKVELGVQTTFEDVNRRMHRGHGVQDAIDANRRLRDAGFKVGFHMMPGQPGMSWEMSREDFRRIFENANWRPDYLKIYPTLVVRGTRVYDQWRRGDFDPLTNDEAAELVAEAKADLPRYVRLQRVQRDIPADFIDAGVWKSNLRQLARQRMDDRGTSCECIRCREVGMNDEDPEDVTFDVETYEVAGGTEHFLTFEDRDRDLLVGFLRLRFPGTVARPELRNAALVRELHVYGNEVGVGAGEGDFQHRGYGKRLVRRAEEIAADAGYDKLSVISGIGAREYYREKLGYFQDGQYVSTSL, from the coding sequence ATGAGCTCTGGCGTCGACGACACGTTCGAGGCCGTCTGCCGAGACGTCGTCGAGCGTATCATCGACGGCGAAGTCGGCGAGGGCGACGTGGAGCGGGCGAAACTCGACGCCTGCAGCGAGCACGGCGCCGCGACCGTTCCCACCCACACCGACCTCCTGAACGTCGCACCCGAGGCACACCGGGAGACCGTCGAGGCCGTCCTCCAGCGAAAGCCGGTCCGTACCGCATCCGGCGTCACTCCGGTCGCGATCATGACGAGTCCCGAACCGTGTCCCCACGGGAAGTGCCTGTACTGCCCGGGTGGGCCGGCCTCGGAGTTCTCCTCCTCACAGAGTTACACCGGACACGAACCCGCCGCTGCGCGCGCCGAACAGAACGACTACGATCCGTACGGGCAGGTCACACTCCGCCTCGCCCAGTTGCGCGAGATCGGCCACCCGGTCGACAAAGTCGAACTCATCCTGATGGGCGGGACGCTGACCGCCCGCTCTGCGGATTACCAGGAATGGTTCGTCAAACGGGCCCTGCAGGCGATGAACGACTTCGACCCCGACGACCCACCCGAGCCCGCAGAGGGGATGAGTTTCGCGCAGTCCCCGTCCGAACGGGAGTTCGAGTATCTCGAGAACGTCGTCACAGACAACGAGACCGGGACAGTCCGCAACGTCGGGACCACCTTCGAGACGAAGCCGGACTGGGCCGGACCGGAGGCCGTCGACCGGATGTTGCGACTCGGCGGGACGAAGGTCGAACTGGGCGTCCAGACCACCTTCGAAGACGTCAACCGGCGGATGCACCGCGGGCACGGTGTCCAGGACGCGATCGACGCGAACCGACGGCTCAGGGACGCGGGATTCAAGGTCGGCTTCCACATGATGCCGGGGCAACCGGGCATGTCCTGGGAGATGAGCCGGGAGGACTTCCGGCGCATCTTCGAGAACGCGAACTGGCGGCCCGACTACCTGAAGATCTACCCGACGCTGGTCGTCCGCGGGACGCGCGTCTACGACCAGTGGCGGCGTGGCGACTTCGACCCGCTGACGAACGACGAGGCGGCCGAACTCGTCGCCGAAGCGAAGGCCGACCTGCCACGCTACGTGCGACTCCAGCGAGTACAACGCGACATCCCCGCCGACTTCATCGACGCCGGCGTGTGGAAGTCGAACCTCCGGCAACTGGCACGCCAGCGCATGGACGACCGCGGGACGAGTTGCGAGTGCATCCGCTGTCGGGAGGTCGGAATGAACGACGAGGACCCCGAAGACGTCACCTTCGACGTCGAGACCTACGAGGTCGCCGGCGGCACCGAGCACTTCTTGACCTTCGAGGACCGGGATCGCGACCTGCTCGTCGGCTTCCTCCGCCTTCGCTTCCCGGGGACGGTCGCGCGACCGGAGCTACGGAACGCCGCACTCGTCCGCGAACTCCACGTCTACGGCAACGAGGTCGGGGTCGGCGCTGGCGAAGGGGACTTCCAGCACCGCGGCTACGGCAAACGCCTGGTTCGCCGCGCGGAGGAGATCGCGGCGGACGCCGGCTACGACAAGCTGAGCGTCATCTCCGGAATCGGCGCCCGCGAGTACTATCGAGAGAAACTCGGGTACTTCCAGGACGGCCAGTACGTGAGCACGTCGCTCTAG